In Corylus avellana chromosome ca2, CavTom2PMs-1.0, the following proteins share a genomic window:
- the LOC132168979 gene encoding putative calcium-transporting ATPase 13, plasma membrane-type, translating into MWFGEGCLDGVMESNRKLQKSSLEAPSFAEIFEQLVDLLDPEEMQLFATVARLLWLRRNAFVFGGPFSAPTELIRQAKDQIAAFVEANVVRGREQLACHINSKWQKPVAGFYKLNWDASLDGGRRRIGIGVVVRNHEGVLLASLCTTKDYISDPGNAEALAAWYAAELTQRLGLERVVLEGDALGVINVFNQEGPWMGSYGHIILHAKQLLGNCKEWKVSHVRRTVLPFPRPLSSLPSPFAAFPAWVETGWVLDRFAFDRSSVLHLASPDACPPPCFPVPPGPSHLLQEFRQSEWPGDLTMCDQQQQKLSQTHKRRWRLAFTAIYFTRVLLSLSKKVINKNGPLLRTLSYVAIDMPPAAGAAAEEGSLPQKPVSLFNVDPKILSDMVRDKNFESLNHFGGVKQLVLVLQTDVKRGINGSEADVVRRRSVFGANKYQKPPPKSFLSFVIEALKDTTIIILLACAVLSLAFGIKQDGWKDGWYDGGSIIVAVVLVVAVSAVSNFKQSKQFDKLSTKRSDIRVEVVRDGRRQPISIFEVVVGDIVCLKIGDQIPADGLFLEGHSLMVDESSMTGESDHIEIPETRYPFLLSGTKVTDGIGFMLVTSVGMNTVWGEMMSSITGALNEETPLQARLNKLTSCIGKVGLAVAALVLAVLLIRYFTGNTKDDSGNKEFNGSKTKSDDVLNAVVKIVAAAVTIIVVAIPEGLPLAVTLTLAYSMKRMMTDQAMVRKLSACETMGSATTICTDKTGTLTLNEMKVTEFWIGKEAVKDDVTSLDMEGNVLKLLHQAVGLNTTGTIYKQHSVSDPEISGSPTEKAILSWAFFNLCMNLEELENNYDIMHKETFNSMKKRSGVLVKSNSENTIHTHWKGAAEMILASCSTYYNKAGMLKAMESEERRQLETIINNMAAKSLRCIAFAYKEIGEESELILENNLEENGLSLLGLVGLKDPCRKGVRKAVESCKAAGVNIKMITGDNVHTARAIAIECGILNPDGDLGNEAVLEGVEFRNYSPEERMEKINKIRVMARSSPLDKLLMVQCLKQKGHVVAVTGDGTNDAPALKEADIGLSMGIQGTEVAKESSDIVILDDNFESVVTVLKWGRCVYNNIQKFLQFQLTVNVAALVINFVAAVSSGKIPLTTVQLLWVNLIMDTLGALALATEKPTNHLMKKPPVGRSEPPITRIMWRNLIAQALYQITILLVLQFKGRSIFGVDENVNNTLIFNTFVLCQVFNEFNARELEKKNIFTGLLQNRSFLAIIGITIVLQSVMVEILKRFANTVRLDWGEWGACIGLAALSWPIGWLVKCIPVSAS; encoded by the exons GGATCCAGAGGAGATGCAACTCTTTGCTACTGTTGCACGTCTACTCTGGCTAAGAAGAAATGCTTTTGTCTTTGGTGGTCCATTCTCAGCTCCGACTGAATTGATTCGTCAGGCAAAGGATCAAATTGCAGCTTTTGTAGAGGCTAACGTCGTCAGGGGCAGGGAGCAACTCGCATGCCATATTAACTCCAAATGGCAAAAACCTGTGGCAGGATTTTATAAACTGAACTGGGATGCGTCTCTTGATGGGGGGCGAAGACGTATTGGGATTGGCGTAGTGGTGAGAAATCACGAAGGTGTTCTACTGGCATCATTGTGTACGACCAAAGACTATATTTCGGATCCAGGCAATGCAGAAGCGTTAGCAGCTTGGTATGCGGCAGAGCTGACCCAACGGCTTGGTTTGGAGCGTGTTGTATTGGAAGGAGATGCACTGGGAGTGATCAACGTTTTCAACCAAGAGGGGCCATGGATGGGAAGCTACGGCCATATTATACTACATGCTAAGCAATTGCTTGGAAACTGCAAGGAGTGGAAGGTTAGTCATGTCCGTCGTACCG TCTTGCCGTTCCCCCGACCGCTTTCTTCCCTACCATCTCCATTTGCAGCGTTCCCTGCTTGGGTTGAAACGGGTTGGGTGCTAGATCGGTTTGCCTTCGACCGATCCTCCGTCCTCCACCTAGCTTCCCCCGACGCCTGCCCACCTCCTTGCTTCCCGGTTCCGCCGGGCCCATCCCACCTTTTGCAAGAGTTCCGTCAATCCGAATGG CCTGGCGATCTAACAATGTGCGATCAACAACAGCAGAAACTCTCCCAGACCCACAAGCGGAGGTGGCGGTTGGCTTTCACAGCCATATACTTCACCAgggttcttctttctttgtccAAGAAAGTAATTAACAAGAATGGCCCTCTATTGCGCACCCTCTCTTACGTTGCCATTGATATGCCGCCTGCCGCAGGCGCCGCCGCCGAGGAGGGTTCCTTGCCCCAAAAACCCGTTTCGCTTTTCAACGTTGATCCCAAAATATTGAGTGACATGGTAAGGGACAAAAACTTTGAGTCTTTGAATCACTTTGGAGGGGTTAAACAGCTTGTTTTGGTCCTTCAAACTGATGTGAAACGTGGAATTAATGGTAGCGAGGCTGATGTTGTACGTAGGAGGAGTGTTTTTGGTGCCAATAAATACCAAAAACCACCACCAAAAAGCTTTCTTAGTTTCGTGATTGAAGCATTAAAAGATACAACTATAATCATTCTTTTGGCATGTGCTGTACTTTCTCTAGCCTTTGGTATCAAGCAAGATGGGTGGAAAGATGGGTGGTACGATGGTGGGAGTATCATTGTTGCTGTCGTTTTGGTTGTTGCCGTGTCTGCTGTGAGCAACTTTAAGCAATCAAAGCAATTTGACAAGCTTTCAACGAAGAGGAGTGATATAAGAGTAGAAGTTGTGAGAGATGGGAGGCGGCAGCCTATATCCATCTTTGAAGTTGTTGTGGGTGATATCGTCTGCTTGAAGATCGGCGATCAGATTCCGGCGGATGGGTTGTTCTTGGAAGGGCATTCCTTGATGGTGGATGAGTCTAGCATGACCGGTGAAAGCGACCACATTGAGATCCCTGAAACACGATATCCATTTTTGCTCTCTGGCACAAAG gtgACCGATGGCATTGGTTTCATGCTTGTGACTTCTGTGGGCATGAACACCGTGTGGGGCGAGATGATGAGTTCAATAACCGGTGCCTTGAATGAGGAGACGCCACTGCAGGCACGGCTGAACAAGCTGACTTCATGTATTGGGAAGGTTGGGTTGGCTGTGGCTGCACTCGTTCTTGCAGTTCTGCTAATTCGGTACTTCACAGGAAACACAAAAGATGACAGTGGAAACAAGGAATTTAATGGCAGCAAGACGAAGTCTGATGATGTGCTGAATGCAGTGGTGAAAATTGTTGCCGCTGCTGTCACTATCATCGTGGTGGCTATTCCAGAAGGCCTGCCTTTAGCTGTGACTCTAACTCTGGCTTATTCGATGAAGCGTATGATGACTGATCAAGCCATGGTCAGAAAACTATCTGCCTGTGAGACAATGGGCTCCGCCACAACAATCTGCACGGACAAAACAGGCACCCTTACATTAAACGAAATGAAAGTAACAGAGTTTTGGATTGGAAAGGAAGCAGTGAAGGATGATGTAACATCTTTGGATATGGAAGGTAATGTTCTTAAACTACTGCACCAAGCCGTTGGTCTAAACACAACAGGTACAATTTACAAACAACATTCTGTATCCGATCCTGAAATTTCTGGTAGCCCAACGGAGAAAGCAATACTTTCTTGggctttttttaatttgtgtatGAACTTGGAAGAACTTGAGAATAATTATGACATCATGCATAAAGAGACTTTCAACTCTATGAAAAAGAGAAGCGGTGTTTTGGTGAAGAGCAACAGTGAGAATACAATTCATACTCATTGGAAGGGAGCTGCTGAGATGATACTGGCATCGTGTTCAACTTATTATAACAAAGCAGGGATGCTGAAAGCAATGGAGTCGGAAGAAAGACGGCAGCTTGAGACTATTATTAACAACATGGCAGCAAAAAGCCTCCGATGCATTGCCTTTGCTTACAAAGAAATAGGGGAAGAAAGCGAGCTGATTCTTGAGAATAACCTTGAAGAAAACGGACTGTCATTATTAGGATTAGTTGGCTTGAAGGACCCGTGTCGAAAAGGAGTCAGAAAAGCTGTAGAATCATGCAAAGCTGCTGGCGTGAACATCAAAATGATCACCGGCGATAATGTGCACACAGCAAGGGCTATAGCCATTGAATGCGGGATTCTGAATCCTGATGGGGATTTGGGTAATGAAGCAGTTTTAGAAGGGGTAGAATTTAGAAATTACTCACCGGAAGAGAGAATGGAAAAGATCAACAAAATCCGTGTAATGGCCAGGTCATCCCCTCTTGACAAGCTTTTGATGGTGCAGTGCTTGAAGCAGAAAGGCCACGTGGTCGCAGTCACAGGTGATGGAACCAACGATGCTCCTGCTCTAAAGGAAGCAGACATTGGGCTTTCCATGGGGATTCAAGGAACTGAAGTTGCAAAAGAGAGTTCGGATATTGTAATCTTGGACGACAATTTTGAATCTGTGGTAACAGTGTTGAAATGGGGAAGGTGTGTCTACAACAACATTCAAAAGTTCCTTCAGTTTCAGCTCACAGTGAATGTCGCCGCTCTTGTCATCAACTTTGTTGCAGCTGTTTCCTCTGGTAAGATTCCATTGACTACAGTCCAGCTATTATGGGTGAATCTAATAATGGACACCTTGGGAGCTTTAGCCTTGGCCACAGAGAAACCCACTAATCATCTCATGAAAAAGCCGCCTGTTGGCAGATCAGAGCCACCAATAACCAGAATCATGTGGAGGAATCTCATTGCTCAGGCTTTGTATCAGATAACCATCTTACTGGTTTTACAATTCAAAGGAAGGTCCATCTTTGGTGTAGACGAGAATGTTAACAACACCCTGATTTTCAATACTTTTGTCCTCTGCCAAGTCTTCAACGAATTTAATGCAAGGGAGCTGGAGAAGAAGAATATATTCACAGGGTTGCTTCAGAACAGGTCGTTTTTAGCAATCATTGGAATCACCATAGTTCTTCAATCGGTAATGGTGGAGATTCTGAAGAGGTTTG